GGTGCTTGCACTCCAGAGAGGTCTTGGGGGGTGAAGGGGAGGAGTTGAACTTGTTCTCCAAGCTGTTCTACAAAATTTGGGAAGTTTTGTGCTGCAGGGGCTTGAATTGGTGCAATACCTTTTCAAGCACAAGGAACTTACACAATGTTTTTTACACAGACCTTTTAATCTGTGATGTTTCAGTCTAAATTTACAGAGCAGAACCTGAAATCCCACCTTGTCACTGAGACAAGTGGTACAAGTGGTTGTTGTATGTCATCACTTTCTACTGAGATAATAGCCAGAGCTTCAGAAAATTCAGAAATCTCCCCAGAACTGAAGATGTAGAGagtgaaataatattttgatgAGAAGCTGCTGCTACTGCCTGAGCTTCACTGCTGCCTCCGTGTCTGTTGGGGACTTACCTCTGTTATATCCATTTTGGTGAAGTGGTTGGTGCATTTGGGCAGCAGGATGTAGGGGGAATGTCAGGGCAGATCTGGAGCTCTGTATTCTCCTACCTGGTAGAATATGTGCCTAAGCTCATGTTTGTAACTATTTCCCTTTTATAGCAGGGAAGGTGCATGTTGTGTGCTCATAAATATAATCCATGCAGATTGTGGTCCTGCATGGAAAACTTGGATTTTTACAGTTGTACCTTCCGAGTCTTGTGTATGCATAGTATTGATGCATAAAATGGGATGAGAAGTGGTAAGGAATTTTATTTTAGTAAAGTGTGCTTGGGGTTTTGAATACAGTAGCATTAAATAATCTTTTCCAGAAATTCAGAGTCCAATACTGTTTGGAAGTGGGCTTTACTCCATACACCTTTAGAAAGAGTAGATATATTGctatttttaagttttcatgTCTGTTCTTGGGAATCTGTGCACGTGTAGACTCGCTTCATTCTTTGTAGCCATGACTAGACTGACCCTGAGGAAGGTGTGTGTAGGTGTCTGTATGTTCCTGTGCTGCCCTGATGGTTCAGGGTGTCTCTGGGCTTGCTGATGCTGAAGCAACTCCAAAGGACTTTGTGCCTTCAGAGGACATGCTCTCTCTATCTCCAAGGAGGGAGAATGCTCTTCAGCAGGTGCTGCATGCTCAGTGTCTGCTCCTGTTCGAGTCCATGCTGAACACCAAGTGGAAAAAGCCCAGCAGGAGCACTAGAAAAGCTTCTTTAGTGTGGTGTCAAATCAAGGAGGCTTCCAGCTGGGCTCTCTAGAAGCTGGAAGCTGCTGAGGGCAAAACCCAAACTTGTGTGTGTGTCAGAGCCTGTGAAGCTTTCTGGGGCACTGTATCCAGAGGGGAAAATCCAGAGATTTACCTGTTGGATGTGAGGCAGCATTTGTGTGTTGTGGGTTTGGTTAGTGGTGGCCTCCCAGTTCCTGGGAAGTAGAAGCTGGAACTCCCAGAGATCATCTGTTCAAGAGCTTAATCACTGCCTGTAAATAACAAAAGGCCATTACATGACAAATTTCTTCCATTCCTGCAATCAGCTTGTCTTAATCATTGTACTTAAATGTTTTGTCTGCCAAAAGCCTGGTATGGAGATTCCAGTTTGGACTGTTCTGGGAGGTGAAAAGCTGAACACACAATGGACCAGGGACAGCATGGAAATGTTTCCTGAGCACTAGATAATAGTTTTAATCCTTATCTGGTGTGTGTTCAGCTTTCTAGACTGAGTTCACAGAGAAAAATGGTAATAGGTTTGGGCCCATCATGCAAAGCAGGTCAGTgactgagccagaaatggaGCAGGTAAAGTTTGACTTCTAAGTTTTACTCTGTTTGCACTTCCCACCAAATACCCACTTCCTGAGCAAGTGGCTGATGTGAATTACTGGTAACAGTAGCTCTCTGAACTGTGCCAAAATTTTGCTTCAGATTGAAGCTTGGTATAGTTCAGGTGTATTGTGAGTTACTCACTGTGTTCAGACTCATAATAGGATTTCTTCAGAGGAAAATTTGACTGACACAGCCCCTGAAAAGTGAGGGGTTTCAATGAGGTCTGTAGGTAAGGAAGGCCTTCTGTTTCCATTCTACCTGTGGTCTCTGATGTGTACATGTGGAGGTGAAACAGCCACAGGTGATGGGAGCTGTGGAGGTGATAAACTGGATCACCGTAGCTGGATCAGCCTGGGAACTCTTTCACTCGAGAGAATAAAATAAGGCTGATACTGAGAGTTGTTGGATTGAGGCCATCTTATCTCTCAGTGACCCAGGGCTGGTGGAAGATACAATACTTTGGTAATGCTTGGGACCAGTGAAGGCAGACCTGGCAACCCCTGTGACGTGAGGATTGCTGTGactcagggctctggagccCAGACAGGTCACTGAGGCCTGTGCCAAATGTGTCTCCTGGGTTTAAGATGCAACTTTACTTTCCAGAGTCCTGGCTATTAGTTCTGTGGTGCTGCCAGAGGGCCCCTAGCAGCCTTTGAGCAATGACATGGTTGTTTTTGAAATGAAGTGAAACAAACTCTTCCTGTTTTTTAGGAGTTGAACGACCTGGCACGTGATCCTCCAGCACAGTGTTCAGCAGGGCCTGTCGGGGATGACAGTAAGTATCTTCTCTCAGCAAGCACCTGTCCTCTCCcacattcttctttttccttctgaaatgggATGTCCAGTTCCTCAGCAAGGAGAATCCCTCTGTTTCTTTTAGAGTACTTCATAAAACTCCACATCCTGATCTTAAATTTGCTGCTCTTCTGTATCTTTAACACCTTCCTTGTGTATCAGTGGTGTTATTCCTACTCTATTGATTGGGCAACTCAATGCTCATCTTAAATTACACCTTCTAAATTAACTGTTCTGGAATTCTCATGAGGGATGGTGTTAGAAAACCTCAGTAGCTCTGTGGTCAAACCGGCAAGCAGCTGCCCACAGCCTTCTGAACTCAGGTATCTAAACTCTACATGGTGTCTGAAAACTGCACTCAAATCAGTGTGCCCAACCAGGCCCTGTGTAAGGGACAGCCTCAGACAATCTTCTTGGCCTTCCTGTGCAAGTCTGTTCCCCTGGGCTGTGACTTGGAGTTGTTACTCTGTTCTGTGCTCACATTTTCCTGTAGCAGCTCCAACGTGGAAAAGGCTCTTTGAGAACCCTTGGAAGCTGTGACTGCAATGCCCCCTAAACAGCATGCACTGAATTTGCTGTGCAGTGTGGTCTGACAAGTGATGTCAGCAAAGCATCTAGGCTCCTGAGAGAGGGGAGAGTGAAGTAGGGAAACCCTCCTTCCCTGTGCTGAGAGCTCTACACTCAGGTATCCTTtctaaaagggaaaaatcagcTGCCAAGATATTTCTGAATCATTTCTGAGTTACTCAGCAATGCTGATGTGTATAGAAAGTTACACATTCCTGTAGAAATGTAGggctacattaaaaaaaaccacttgaAACCTGAGGgtgaaaatactgaaattagTGGGAGTATTCCTGTTCAGCAGCGCTTTCTAATGAGTGGAAGCACAGCTTGGTTTTGAGAGTGTTTAGCAGTAGGGTCAAGCTTCTAGTCACTTCACAACCTATTTCTGCTTCCCAAATAGTATTTCAAAGAGGTTTGTAGTTTCATAGACAAGAAATTACTAAAATGGAGAGCCAGTCAGAGGCTTTTATTCCCTTAAATTAGCAAGTGTGATTTGTGCCGTGATAAACTACTTTGTGTTTTCCAAAGCCTTATCAAAGGTGATAACGACTGTCTGGCAGAGGAGGTGGTAACAAAAGTTGGTAAAGGCTGAGAATGGAAAGTTACTCCTGAGTACAGAAAGCTTTAAAGTACTCTTCAGTTCTCCTGGTCTGAAAGACCTCTAATGAAAGACTTTTGTTCTTGAGAGCCACAATTTGGATGTGTGTAAGTGGATAGCAGTGGCAGCAACAGAAAGGTGCCTTCTCCCAGGTCTCTGTGCTCCAGGTCTGCCACAGCTGCCTTGTCAGAGTGACATTTCCCTGAGTTCAGGACATGCTGTGCTTGCAAAGTGCTGTCCTGTGGCTAGTCCAGCTGATACAAACTGTGCCCAGCTATAAGCTTCTTATCCCTGTAGTTCATAAACCTCAGAAAGTAGAGAGCTATTCCTGCCTTGTGAACTTGTAGGAATGGGATTTTCTTGGCAGTGCAGTTTTAGCTTTTCTTCCACCCACCTCACGCCTGTGTTTTGGAAATGTGCTTGGGACTGGATGACATTGGTGGGCTTCCAGTGACTTAGCCCTTTCCAAACATGTACCTGTGCTTACCTACTGAAAGCCAACAGCCCCCTGCCTTTGTAAATACCTCTGTATGGCTGATTTCAAAGGAAAGAATCAAATAGAACCAGCTCTGCATGACAAATCCATCTCTACGTTCACCAGACTTGTCCTGGATGTTGTGAGGATTTAAAGCTTAGGTTGAACAAGCATCTAAGTCTGGGGTGGGAGTTGAGTGGGGGGAAACACAAAACTCCCTTCTAGCTTTCAAAAAGTTGAGATTGCCTGTGgataatgtttttatttctgggattttgttgGGTTTAAGGGAATAGTTGGTTATTTGAGGTTCTCTTTTTAGTGGTGCCTCTACAGAGCAATCACAGTGAATCTCATCAGCACCTACTGGTGCTTGTGAGAttttttactggttttgttGTGATTGGCTACAATCTCCTGTGGGATTTCTGCTGCCCCTTTGTCCTCTCCTCCAGGTTTGTCCCTGTCCTGCTTCAGGTGACAGGGAGCTCCTGGGAAACTGTCTGAACCCCTTGAAGATGGGTGAATGCTACATGGGAGCTGCTGTCTTGGTTTCCTAATTCTGCATTGGATGTAGTGTTTCTCAAAGCCAGGCTCCTGAGAGAGTGGATATTTAAGTAGGGAAATCCTCCATCTCTGTCAGAGCTGAGAGCTCTAAGTTCAGGTATCctttctaaaaggaaaaaatgagctGCTAAGATCTTTCTGAATCATTTCTGAGCTATTCTTCAGTGCTGAAGTGTATAGAAAGTTACACATTCCTGTAGAAATGTAGGAGTAGATTAAAACAAATGTGTTCCAACCCAACACTCTTTTCCCCTGGCcttgcagggctgctcccactctgcttttttcctccttccttgtATGAGATCATTCTGAGCTGTAATGCCTGTACCATGTGTAATTAAAAACTGCTTGTGCTAGATGAGAACAGGTAGTACCACTCCTGTTTTTGGCCCAGGTAATCCTGACAGCTGTGGACACCAGGTGCCAGTGAAGCACAGTCACTTCCAGGTGGCTTCATCTCTTGTCTTGAATACTTCCCTTGAAACAATTGGAGTCATCTACAGCTCCCCAGCTCTGAAGGTGCTGTGTAGGTGACATCCATCCTAAGGGAAGCTTCCATGGTCTTAACTCACAAATAATGTCCTAGGCTGGTGCTCTTTGCACAGGAGCCTGTGGAGACACAGGAACCCTGAGAACTCCCCAATGTGCCTCCTACAGACTATCAGCTTTGACTGTTTTCCTTTCCAGCACAGCAACATTCTTCACAAATCCTCTGTATTACCAGGTGAAAGTTCTCTGGGGCAGATGCAGACAAATGCGGATTAACTTCTGTCCGTTTAACCTGAAGTGTGTCCTAGCATATCCTGTTCCAAGTATGGAGCAGACTGTCATTCCTCCATTCTCTTAAGAcatttctttctgctgcttcagtgAAATCTTGAGGCCTCTCTGGAGATGAGGCTTTCACTTTGTGAGGACACCACTGGTTTAGGTCACCTCTGTATGTGTGGTTTACACAGAGCTTGGGCTTCCTGTCTGTGTGTCACGGGTCTGAGTAGGAGAGCAGGTGTGAGTTCATGCTAGACCTTTGCTGTAGCTGGCTTGAAGAGGGCAGTCATGGGCACTGATTCATTAGAAACTACAAAGTTTAAACTCACAATTTTGAGTCTGAAAAGTTGCCTAGAACTGTGTGGATTTTTATTGtaatgggattttttgcagGGCACATGTGTAGTACCACAGCAGTCCTGGAGCAAGGACCAAGTGACTGTGGAGTGCTGAGTGCTTCACTCTGTCTCTCTTTAATTCCTTGGCTCGCTTCCCTGCGGCCTCTCAGAaggctttgtttttaaaatagacttttctgtgctgctttgtCTGGAAGAAAGTAGATCATTACTTGAGCTTCTCCAAACTGAAGtaaatctctctctttttcagtGTTCCATTGGCAAGCTACAATAATGGGACCAGTAAGTATGAGAGAATTGATGTTCGTGGCTTTTTATGACTGGTGGTCTTGTAGTAACTCCTCAAGCTGCAATGATTCCTTTTCATTAACAGAACGACAGTCCCTATCAAGGTGGAGTATTTTTCTTGACAATTCACTTCCCAACAGATTATCCCTTCAAACCACCTAAGGTGAGTGGCTTCTGCCATAAATCTGTTACCGTGCGATGTTATGTATATTTATGAACCTACACTGaaattttccttcttctgcagGTTGCATTTACAACAAGAATCTATCATCCAAATATTAACAGTAATGGCAGCATTTGTCTTGATATTCTACGATCACAGTGGTCCCCAGCACTAACTATTTCAAAAGGTACCTCCAATGCTTATTTCATTTTACACTGCTAAAATGAAGTACTGATTTGGGATGTAAAAACTGCTGCATTCCTTCTGGAATCCACCATTTCTGTGGTCACTGCTTCTGTCCTGTGACTCTGCATGGAGCTTGCAGCCAATTCCTGAGCACGGGATGCTTGGGACATCCAGCTTCCCTGTGGCCATAGGGAGACTCCTCAGCTTTGCCAGTGGATCAAATAAGTCTTACTACACTGAGTACATACTCCTACCACCTCACCTCAGAACACTTTAACTAAAAGTATATTTAGAATTAAACCTAGTGTGTGACAATAGAAGACTTTAATGTTCAAAATACACCCAGAGTAAAATATGtaagggagcagctgtggcttttAAAGAATGGTGAAGTTTTTAATTCTTTGGCATGTTAAAAAGAATTTCTCTTTCAAGGGAGCATCAAAACTCCATGTTGATAATTTTTTAACAGAACTTCCAATGTGTGGACTACTGAAACATGGTTTAAAACTTACCTAGCTTGAGCAATATAAAATAATTAGCTAATAGCATCTTGGTCCCTGTGAATTGTTAGCTTGTGGGGCACTGGAATATAGCCTTTGCCTGGTAAAACAATGTTCATATTTAATGTAAATAGGAGGCTTTAAACACCTTGAAAGAAGACCCAGGTTAGAATTTTCTTGGCTATTGAAACTGTAGATTTACAAACTGTGGATCAAGTTTGTAGGTCTAGCCACAGCTGTTTAGGAATATTTGGAGTCTGTCCTGTGCGTGATTGTGTCTTGACCCTTCTATTCTCTATCTTCACACTGTCCTTGTAATCAAATGCTGCAGTTTTCACATTGATTACATTGTCCTTCACAGTGTCCCTGCTCTGAGGCTCTCCTGTTGCCTGTCCTTCTCTCCAAGTACATGTGATATTCCCAGGCACTTTCTGGTTCAGACAGGTGATTCCTGGTGCATGCCTTGGACATCATCACTGTCTGCCTTTCCCTGAACCCACAGAAGTTCCCACCTTCCCTGTCCAGCTAAAGGCATTTGTAGAAGCAGATGGAAAGGCAAAACAATATCTCCTTGTCTCTTGTTAGACGTGAATCTGCTTGTGAGCAAGGCTCAAAGTCTTGAAAGAACTGAATAAATGGTAtcagtgaagaaaaaatgaTTGTCAGGGTGCTGCAGTCTCCTTGCAAGTGCTCAGTCAGTACTGGCTGCTCTTAGAAGCACCAGGCTAGCCCCAAACACTGATGTCTGTTCTGGTTTGATTTAATTGCTGCTTAACTGGAGAAAGTGCTGTATTGTTTTAGGGAGTCTGAAGTGACCCATATGGGTGGTGGGGTGATAGCATGATTGAAAATACCAGAAGATAGACTGGAATTAGGACAATTGGGAAAAGATGGGGCAAGAATTAAAGAGGCTGGTCCAGGGTGGCAGTGAACTGCCTATTAATGGCTGTCAGCTTTAATCACTCAGAAAATACTTTCTAGTGTTAATTTTACTGCCCAAATACAATTGCAATATGCTTTTACATCTCAATCTCCTTGTGGGTTCTGCTTTGAACTCCTTTTTTCTTACCCTTTTCAAACTGTATCCTTGTGACTCAGCTGGAGTAAGCCATGGCATCAGGGTGGCTGTTCTGTGCCACTTtgccccttccagtgcccctCTCCCTCCTGGGTTTAGGGGGCTCTGTAGTGCTGATCACTTCTCTCACTGCTGAACAGTTCACCTGAATGCCCACACTGTGCTGCACACAGCACAACATCCACACGGCTCTAACCTGGGAGAAAGCCTTGTCCTGGTTCCCTTGGGCTACATTTACTGAAGGAATTAGAGCAACAAAGCAAATTCTTAGAGGCGACTTTATATGAACTGGGAATACTTTCCTCAGAATCACAGGGATGTCCTGTCAGAAAGCAGATCTCAACTTCAGAAGCAAAGAGCTGATATTTAGGGGAAGTGTTCCCATCTtgaacaaatgaaaataaagtccACAAAGGCAACTTGAGTCTTTCAGGGTTGAAATCTTGTGTTCAGTCAGATTAGAATGTGTCGTGACAGACTTCAAGGATGTTTCAGCTTTCTAGTAACCAATCAGCCTTATCAAAGAATGAATGTTGTGTTAGTGGGAAAAATTGTTGGATTAGGTAATTTAGGGTGAGTAACAAGACTTACAACATTCAGCAGTAAGCTCACATCCCTTCCAAAGCAGCAATTTATTATTTGTAGTGTAGATTT
This genomic interval from Aphelocoma coerulescens isolate FSJ_1873_10779 chromosome 13, UR_Acoe_1.0, whole genome shotgun sequence contains the following:
- the UBE2D2 gene encoding ubiquitin-conjugating enzyme E2 D2 isoform X1 yields the protein MALKRIHKELNDLARDPPAQCSAGPVGDDMFHWQATIMGPNDSPYQGGVFFLTIHFPTDYPFKPPKVAFTTRIYHPNINSNGSICLDILRSQWSPALTISKVLLSICSLLCDPNPDDPLVPEIARIYKTDREKYNRIAREWTQKYAM
- the UBE2D2 gene encoding ubiquitin-conjugating enzyme E2 D2 isoform X2 — protein: MFHWQATIMGPNDSPYQGGVFFLTIHFPTDYPFKPPKVAFTTRIYHPNINSNGSICLDILRSQWSPALTISKVLLSICSLLCDPNPDDPLVPEIARIYKTDREKYNRIAREWTQKYAM